In the genome of Campylobacter showae CSUNSWCD, the window TCTGCCTTATTCATAAACCACTTCGCGACGCTGTTTACACCCTCTACGCTAGACGTCGGACTCTCGATATCGGTTAGCTCCTTTAGCTCAGCTAGATATTGTTTTAGCTCCTCTTGTTTCATAGACCGTCCTTTATACGATGAGGCTCATGACAAACATCGCTAGATAGGCGTTTAGGATACATATGCCAAATAACACCAAGTAGTGCTTGCCAGGGATGCCCAGTACGCCCAGCACGCGTCCCATATACTGCACCGTAGAGCCTACTAGCGCCATGCCAGGGATCAGTACAGCGATATCTGGAGCCGTTAGGGTACCGCCCTGAACTAGCGCTACTAGTACGCCAGCAGATCCGCCCCAGCTAAGAAACGCCGCCATGATAACCGCTATCGACTCGCCAGGAAGCCCAAGCGGCAGCATAACAAAGCCAAGATACTTGCCTATGATATCAAGCGCGCCCGAGACCTTTAGGATGTGGATGATCACAAAAGCCATAAGGACATTTGGGATAGTGTTGTGAACAGCGATATCCCAGCCCTTTCTAGCGCCTTCTACGAAAACGTCGGTTAATAATTTATTATTAGCTTGCTCGCTCATGCTTCAGTCTCCCCGTCTTTTACGAATTTTTTAACGTAAAGTCTCATCAAATTTGCCCCAAATACCTTAAACACCAAAATGATTCCCAAGCCAGCCGCGATAGATATAGGCGCTAGGGCTCCATTTTTATCGGCTACCGTGAGCAACGGAGCGAAAGATGCTAGGAAATTCGTGATCATCGCGCCTGCGCTAAACTGAAACGCGGCAAATATCAAAAGCTCTTTGTGAGTAATCTTGCCGTCTTGTCGTAAAAATTTAGCCGTAGAGCTACCTGCGTCGGTGCTTTGCGTACTAGCTATGAGCGAGATCGAGCAGCAGCCCGGGATACCGATGAGAGGCTTTAGCACGGGAGTGAGCCAGCGTGAAGCCGCGTAAAGCGCGTAATATCTCTCAAATATCGCAACAAACCCGAGAGCGAGCATGATCGCTGGAACCAAGCTAAGCGCAAATATAAAACCGCCCTTAGCGCTTGTACCGCCTGCGGTCTTAAACCACTCCGGAAACTGACCGGTTAACTTACCGAAATCAAAAATACCGCCCGCGACATCCTTTAAGAAACCGCCGAAAAAGACGATAGCTAGGATCAAGGCAACGGTGCCGATCGCTAGCTTTTTGCCGTCGTTTGCCTCTTGCATAAAGCCTCCTTAAAAATAAAGTAAATACATAGGTAATATACAGTCGCGAACCTTAGGAATGATTAAAAAGGAAATTAAGATAATGAATAATATTTAGTTCTTTTAGTTAATGTTACTTTTAGATACTTTGATTTTAAAACGATCAAATTTAATAAAAACAATCGTAAATTTGTAGCTTTAATAATACGAGCGCGAGGCATGAGGCAAGCTAGCAATAGAGTTGAAATTTGACAAAAACAAGGCAAGCGGCTCATCTAGTCAAATTTAATGCTCTACTGTAGTCGCCAAAATTTAAAGTAGAAATTTGCAAATTTAACCGAATATAACGCCAAATTTGAACATAGAAAGTTAGGGCGAAGTATCTTGAGACGGTTCTTGGGGTTGTGCAGATAAAATTTTGCGTAAACTAGACTTTGCTTGAAGTCGCTAGCAAAGCGAAGCATAAATAGTCTGCCGAGCGAAATTTTAGCAAACCACACAAAAGTACTCCAAAATACAAGCCGTTTTGTTCTAGATTATTCAAAAATATT includes:
- a CDS encoding YjiG family protein; the encoded protein is MSEQANNKLLTDVFVEGARKGWDIAVHNTIPNVLMAFVIIHILKVSGALDIIGKYLGFVMLPLGLPGESIAVIMAAFLSWGGSAGVLVALVQGGTLTAPDIAVLIPGMALVGSTVQYMGRVLGVLGIPGKHYLVLFGICILNAYLAMFVMSLIV
- a CDS encoding nucleoside recognition domain-containing protein; this encodes MQEANDGKKLAIGTVALILAIVFFGGFLKDVAGGIFDFGKLTGQFPEWFKTAGGTSAKGGFIFALSLVPAIMLALGFVAIFERYYALYAASRWLTPVLKPLIGIPGCCSISLIASTQSTDAGSSTAKFLRQDGKITHKELLIFAAFQFSAGAMITNFLASFAPLLTVADKNGALAPISIAAGLGIILVFKVFGANLMRLYVKKFVKDGETEA